One genomic window of Entelurus aequoreus isolate RoL-2023_Sb linkage group LG07, RoL_Eaeq_v1.1, whole genome shotgun sequence includes the following:
- the LOC133653528 gene encoding uncharacterized protein LOC133653528 codes for MGEASSTLSENEDVQLTYVNCCSSLSEDKTVIVVGSHRVEGASELFYAPVSVGGQSVLRGMLDSGSMSCTLNVEAESKLRAVGLLPSPRPVPEKVVLVGCGGLMTQPRCIYDLEIEVYGSKLIVPTLLVPGQKDEMIIGTNVIRPIIQTMKSDNKYWQLVCSNTSDPNCEQFLGLLSCITCWSGPEMPEKVGTVKLRQSVTLAPQGESLVCGKLPNSAPVSPGSTVIVEPTSSRSTPRDIIVGRVVTPMWGNRWVPMKILNPTKRLVTLRRNAKVADVFPCIAMEDLPLSQSVCMQQTCEGSDPASKSGTASNPLQQLKDCGLADVDLEGCEVSEEWKQRLAELVLTYEDVFSKDKLDCGEAKDFVHRIHLTDDRPFRLPYRRVPPAHYHKLREVLSEMEFKGIISKLVSEYASPLVLVWKKSGELRICTDFRWLNAKTVKDAHPLPHQADCLAALGGNAFFSTMDLTSGFYNVPLHESDRRYTAFTTPLGLYEYNRLPQGLCNSPASFMRMMISIFGVLNFSSLLCYLDGLLVFAPSEEEALKRLESVFLRLRANNLKLAQRKCYFLRRTVKFLGHVVNSGGVAVDQEKVKVISAFEKKDLMEEMTAAPHHSGKSSPSWAWCCTTSISSLAVLLLQSHFTH; via the coding sequence ATGGGCGAAGCTAGTAGCACCCTCAGTGAAAATGAAGATGTGCAATTGACCTATGTGAACTGTTGTAGTAGCCTTTCTGAAGACAAAACAGTGATTGTTGTGGGTTCCCATAGAGTGGAAGGAGCTAGTGAGTTGTTTTATGCTCCAGTGTCTGTGGGGGGCCAGTCTGTTTTAAGAGGGATGCTTGATTCAGGTAGCATGTCATGCACGCTAAATGTGGAGGCGGAGTCAAAGCTTAGAGCTGTTGGGCTACTCCCTAGTCCTCGGCCTGTGCCGGAGAAGGTGGTCCTTGTTGGCTGTGGTGGCCTTATGACACAACCCAGGTGCATTTATGACCTTGAAATTGAAGTTTATGGGTCTAAGTTAATTGTGCCAACTCTACTTGTTCCAGGGCAGAAAGATGAGATGATCATTGGGACCAATGTCATAAGACCCATTATACAGACAATGAAGTCTGATAATAAGTACTGGCAGCTGGTCTGCTCCAATACTTCTGACCCCAATTGTGAACAGTTTCTTGGACTACTCAGCTGCATTACATGCTGGTCTGGTCCGGAAATGCCTGAAAAAGTTGGTACAGTCAAGCTaagacaatctgtcactcttgcACCTCAGGGAGAGTCTCTAGTATGTGGGAAGCTGCCCAACAGTGCTCCTGTGTCACCTGGGAGTACTGTCATTGTGGAGCCCACCTCTTCCCGTTCTACCCCTAGAGACATCATTGTTGGCCGGGTCGTGACACCCATGTGGGGTAATCGTTGGGTCCCAATGAAGATCCTGAACCCAACAAAGAGACTTGTGACACTGCGCCGTAACGCTAAGGTAGCAGATGTTTTTCCTTGTATTGCAATGGAAGACCTTCCTTTGTCACAGAGTGTGTGTATGCAGCAGACCTGTGAGGGAAGTGACCCAGCCTCCAAGTCAGGTACCGCCTCTAATCCCCTTCAGCAGCTTAAAGATTGTGGCTTGGCGGATGTTGATCTTGAAGGCTGTGAAGTATCAGAGGAATGGAAACAGCGACTTGCTGAACTGGTCCTCACCTACGAAGATGTATTTTCTAAAGACAAGCTGGACTGTGGCGAGGCAAAGGATTTTGTCCACCGAATCCACCTCACTGATGATCGCCCTTTTAGACTCCCCTATCGCCGTGTCCCTCCAGCTCACTATCATAAGCTGAGAGAGGTGCTGTCTGAGATGGAGTTTAAAGGAATCATCAGCAAGTTAGTCAGTGAGTATGCCTCACCCCTTGTTCTAGTCTGGAAGAAGTCAGGGGAGTTGAGGATCTGCACGGACTTCCGCTGGCTTAACGCCAAGACCGTGAAGGATGCACACCCGCTACCCCACCAGGCTGACTGTCTTGCCGCCCTTGGTGGAAATGCCTTTTTCAGTACCATGGATCTCACATCGGGGTTTTACAACGTCCCCCTCCATGAGTCTGACAGGCGGTATACGGCCTTCACAACACCCTTAGGCCTATACGAGTACAACAGACTTCCCCAGGGCTTGTGCAACAGCCCCGCATCCTTTATGCGGATGATGATCAGCATCTTTGGGGTCTTGAACTTCTCCAGCCTCCTCTGCTATTTGGATGGCCTGCTCGTGTTTGCTCCATCCGAAGAAGAAGCCCTGAAGCGGCTGGAGAGTGTCTTCCTGCGTCTCAGAGCCAACAACCTGAAACTGGCGCAGAGGAAGTGCTACTTCTTGCGTAGGACCGTGAAGTTTCTGGGTCATGTAGTGAACAGCGGTGGTGTTGCAGTCGACCAGGAGAAAGTCAAAGTCATCTCcgcttttgaaaaaaaagatcTTATGGAGGAGATGACGGCTGCACCCCATCACAGTGGAAAGTCAAGTCCTTCCTGGGCATGGTGCTGTACTACCAGCATTTCATCCCTGGCTGTTCTTCTTTTGCAAAGCCACTTTACACATTGA